The following DNA comes from Sediminitomix flava.
CTATAATGACCTTAGACATCAAGTTGTTAACTGGGAAACTCTTACCACATTTAAGATCAACTCTTTCTTAAATGCTAATATTTCCACCTTCTTAATTTATGATCATGATGTTTTGATTCCTCAAGAAGAAGGAGAGGCTAAACCTGCTACCCAATTTAAATACAGTTTTAACTTAGGTTTTGCTTATAATTTCAACTCAAGAGGTTAAGAATAATTATAAACTGAAAAAGGGAGTTCTTATGATAAGAACTCCCTTTTTTAATTTGATCTCAAATACAAGAATTAATTCACCAATGGTTTCTTCTCGTATTTGGCCTTAAACTTACGATAAAGCATTTCGTGTTTATTGTCTAAGTCAAGATCACGACCTTGGATATAGGCTTTAGAAACTTTATTTCCTCTCATATCCAATAAATCGCCTTCAGATATTAAGAGTGTAGCATCTTTTCCAACTTCGAGCGATCCCATTTGATCTTCAATTCCTAAAATTTTGGCATTGTTCAGAGTCAAAAGTTGAAGAGCCTCTTCTTTTTCCATTCCGAACGCTGCTGCTGTACCTGCTCCAAATGCTAGATTTCTTTCACCCATAATTTCACCTGTGTGTGCCAATCCGACCAAAATACCAGCATCAACTAGTTGATTTGGTAGATCATATGAAGAATCGACCGAAGCATCTTCGCCAAAAGGTAAAGAATGTGTACGCTCAACAATACATGGAATATTGTGATCTTTAATAAATTCACTCACATAAGCTCCTTGTTTCACTCCTACCAAAACTACATTTTCAACCCCTAGCTCTTTGACAAGTTGAACACTTTTAATGATATCTTTCGCCATATCCACATTAATATATAGCTTTTTACTACCATCAAAAAGTCCTTTTAGCGCCTCTAGTTTTAAGTTGATTTCTTTCACTTCAGATTTAGCGGCATAAGCTTTTGCTTCTTTCAACGTTTGCTCAATGATCTCAATATTTTTCTGATAGCTCTTATTCTCTCTAGCTTGAGATTCTCCCATCCACCATCTAGGTCCTACATATGGAAAAGGCCAATTCAGGTGAATTCCCTCATCCATTTTCACAACCGCATCTTCCCAGTTCCAAGCATCTAACTGTACAACTGATGAAGTACCAGGGAAAAGACCTCCTCGTGGCGTAATTTGAGCAACCAAAACACCATTTGATCTGTTGGTTGGTGTCAAATGAGAGTCAGTATTATAAGCTATGATTGAGCGAACTTCAGGGTTAACCGTTCCCAATTCTCGGAAATCTTTCGATGGATTTACCGCTGAAATCTCTTCCAAACCCAAAAATGTATTCAATAAAATCAGGCCTGGGTAAACATGCTTTCCATGTGCTTCTACTTTTACAAGTTCTGCTAATTCCACAGGCATATCCGCCAAAGTACCTACGTAAAGAATTTTACCATTCTCAAAAGCAATAGCTCCTTGCTCTACAAC
Coding sequences within:
- a CDS encoding amidohydrolase family protein, translating into MKLRHIYTFIGLLLSFTAWAQVPSPAPAQQDGIVITGATLHIGNGNVVEQGAIAFENGKILYVGTLADMPVELAELVKVEAHGKHVYPGLILLNTFLGLEEISAVNPSKDFRELGTVNPEVRSIIAYNTDSHLTPTNRSNGVLVAQITPRGGLFPGTSSVVQLDAWNWEDAVVKMDEGIHLNWPFPYVGPRWWMGESQARENKSYQKNIEIIEQTLKEAKAYAAKSEVKEINLKLEALKGLFDGSKKLYINVDMAKDIIKSVQLVKELGVENVVLVGVKQGAYVSEFIKDHNIPCIVERTHSLPFGEDASVDSSYDLPNQLVDAGILVGLAHTGEIMGERNLAFGAGTAAAFGMEKEEALQLLTLNNAKILGIEDQMGSLEVGKDATLLISEGDLLDMRGNKVSKAYIQGRDLDLDNKHEMLYRKFKAKYEKKPLVN